One window from the genome of Cuculus canorus isolate bCucCan1 chromosome 12, bCucCan1.pri, whole genome shotgun sequence encodes:
- the FOXB1 gene encoding forkhead box protein B1: MPRPGRNTYSDQKPPYSYISLTAMAIQSSPEKMLPLSEIYKFIMDRFPYYRENTQRWQNSLRHNLSFNDCFIKIPRRPDQPGKGSFWALHPSCGDMFENGSFLRRRKRFKVLKSDHLAPSKPADAAQYLQQQAKLRLSALASGTHLPQMSTYNLGVSQPSSFKHPFAIENIIAREYKMPGGLAFSTMQPMPAAYPLPNQLTTVGSSIGTGWPHMYGSGMIDTATPISMASGEYGAYGVPIKPLCHGGQTLPAIPVPIKPTPAAVPALPALPAPIPTILSNSPPSLSPTSSQTATSQSSPATPSETLTSPAPALHSVAVH; this comes from the coding sequence ATGCCTCGCCCGGGCAGAAACACTTACAGCGATCAGAAGCCGCCCTACTCCTACATCTCCCTGACCGCCATGGCGATCCAGAGCTCCCCGGAGAAGATGCTGCCCCTGAGCGAGATCTACAAGTTCATTATGGACCGCTTCCCCTACTACCGGGAGAACACTCAGCGCTGGCAGAACTCCCTCCGGCACAACCTCTCCTTCAACGACTGCTTCATCAAGATCCCGCGCCGCCCCGACCAGCCGGGCAAGGGCAGCTTCTGGGCGCTGCACCCCAGCTGCGGGGACATGTTCGAGAACGGCAGCTTCCTGCGCCGCCGCAAGCGCTTCAAGGTGCTCAAGTCGGACCACCTGGCCCCCAGCAAGCCGGCCGACGCCGCGCAGTACCTGCAGCAGCAGGCGAAGCTGCGGCTCAGCGCCCTGGCCAGCGGCACCCACCTGCCCCAGATGTCCACGTACAACCTCGGCGTGTCCCAGCCCTCCAGCTTCAAGCACCCCTTCGCCATCGAGAACATCATCGCCAGAGAGTACAAGATGCCCGGCGGCCTCGCCTTTTCCACCATGCAGCCCATGCCCGCCGCCTACCCCCTCCCCAACCAGTTGACTACGGTGGGCAGCTCCATCGGCACGGGCTGGCCTCACATGTACGGCTCCGGCATGATCGACACCGCCACCCCCATCTCCATGGCCAGCGGCGAGTACGGCGCCTACGGCGTGCCCATTAAGCCGCTCTGCCATGGGGGGCAGACTTTGCCGgccatccccgtccccatcaAGCCTACCCCCGCCGCGGTGCCGGCCCTGCCCGCGCTGCCCGCGCCCATCCCCACCATCCTCTCGAACTCGCCgccctccctcagccccacgtCCTCGCAGACGGCcaccagccagagcagcccGGCCACCCCCAGCGAGACTCTGACCAGCCCGGCGCCCGCCCTGCACTCGGTGGCCGTGCACTGA